The genomic segment ACTCCGCCCTTAGCTGCACCCACAAGCATCGACAACCATGTCAGGGATTTCCTTCTTGTTCAGGTTGCTGTTGGGGTCGAAGTAGAGTAGAGACAGGGCCCGCCGCTGGGTGGGGACGCAGCACGAGCGGCCGGCGGTCTGGATGTTGTTGGCTTTGACCAAGTTGAAGACGGTGGTGTGGAAGGAGGCCGCCATGCCGGGCGCGCCGGCCAGGTGGACCGGGCAGTCCCCCATGCAGTAGTTGATCTGATAGCCGTCGGGCTTGAAGATCCAGTCATTCCAGCCGATGTCTCGGAAGCTGACGTAATAGTCTTTCCGGCAGCAGACGCTGGAGTTCTGGTCGCAGTTGAGGCTGCGTTTGGTGACCCGGTGGCCGGGCTCCCGTAGCTTGGCCTTCACCACCAGGAAGGGCTGGTGGGAACTGCCAGTGTGAGTCATCAGAGCTGAGATGCCAGGGGGGCGGCAGTCTCTGCACTGCAGCTCCAGATGCAGGGTCTTCTCTTCCCGCTCGAAGAAGCTCTGCGCAGCCGACGTGAGGGAGAAGGTGTGCCACCCCTTGGTCTCCATCTGCTGCTCCCCCAGCTGATGACCTTCTTGGTAAACTTGTAACGTAACGTTTTGGTGGGTCTTGAGATACAGCCACAGTTGGGCCTGGTGGATCTGCATGTCTTGGCCTTTCGTATGGGAGAACTGGAACTGCAGTTTCCCCGAGGGCTCTGTGGAAAAGAGAACAGTCGAGATGACGTTCACAGAAGGGCCCAGCTTCACCTACTCCACAACCACCATCCCTATACCTGAACTAGAATTTTTCCATCagtgatcaatagggttgccaggtccctctttgccaccggtgggaggttttgggggcagagcctgaggagggcagggtttgggacttcaatgccatagagtccaattgccaaagcagccttgaaGCATCCCGAGATGCTTCAAGGACCCAAACTAAAGGAGGTCAGAGAGATAGGCTGGTGGGCAAATGAAGGGAGCAACTTGGGGAAGCCGTGCAAAAGTATGGGGGTATTCCTAGAGCCAGTACCTTTTTAGGATGGAGAGTGATTGATGGGTGGGGTATTCAGCAAGTGGGGCTTTCCCCATTACCACTGGGGAGAGCTTCTCTCATTAATTTCTGCTCATCGCCCAGCTGTAGAAAACACAGAGCTTCTGTCCGTAAAAAGACAAACAACTCTCAGTAGCGTGTTGGCCTCTCGTTTTTCGCTGGATGCTCCAAGTCAACCCCACCCAAACTATATGTTAAGCAGAGAATAAAATGTTtattattaagaaaaaaaatagtaTGTTAAGCAGAGAAGACAGAATAGGGCCAGGCGCACAGGGCTGGGACGGGTGCTCATTTTTCAGAAGTTTAAAAATGATATGATAGAGGCATTTTTCCCCTATGGCCAATTTTCACATGTCCTTGTGGCCACCCCTATCCAGGTgatcagtgatggggaggggctgtggctcagtggtagagcatctgcctggcatgcagaaagtcccaggttcaatccctggcatctccagttaaagggactacgcaagtaggtgatgtgaaagacctctgccctggagagctgctgctggtttgagtagacaatactgactgtgatggaccaagggtctgattcagtataaggcagcttcatgtgttcatgtgtattgacGTGGTGggagttccatgctcagaacttaattcccagacATATAGGGACCCAATTTGGATCGGGGCTGAAGCAGGAGAGGGAGCTTAAGTCTTCCCTCCACATCATTTTCATGACCTGAAGCAGCCTTTTGCTGTTTGCCCCATTGGAGAATCTTATGGGCCATCCATGAGTGTATATGTAGTCCCCAGTGAGACATATAGCagctccctggggctgtttcaggtgAGGATTATAACACAGTGAGGAAAATTTAAGCCCCTTCTCCTTCTGCACCACAAGCCAGATCCGTGTATTAATTTCTGAGCATGGAATTCCCATCCACCTCTGGTTGACAAGACTGCGTCAAACTACGTAGGAGACTCAAGGACTTTGTAAGGTGTGAATCGGCCCTCATGTATTTTGCTCCACTGTCATCTCTGATCAAGCAGGtctggcagattttttttctttacaataTCCCCTACAAACCCTGTGAACAGAGACAATGTGAGTGTCCATCCCAGAGAGCAATGCCTCTACCACTTAGTCTACTGGGGACAAAACCCCTGTCTCCTGTTTCCAGCCACAGACATGTCCCAGGGGACTGGATTGCTGAGAAACCTGAACCACCGCAAAGTTTCAGCGGCATAAACTGAGAGGGCACTTTTAcatatgccgaataatgcactttcaatctactttcaatgccctttgcaGCCGGATTTTACTGcgcgaaatggcaaaatccacttgcaaaccatcatttaagtgcattgaaaggggatcgaaagtgcattattcaggatgtgtaaaGTGCCCCAAAACTTGGACTGCCACAAAGTTTTAGTGgcgtaagctttcatgagccagaggcCACTGTGTCAGTGAGCTCTGACAAACAAAATCCTGGGCTACAATAAATGTGTTGATCTTTAAGATGGCCACAAGGATCTTTATTATTTTGGCTACAGCAGATTAATGCAATGACTGCACTGGAATCTGATTAATGTCACAATCtctcctgtgaggaaaggttgaaggagctgggtatgtttagcctggagaggagaagactgagagggggtatgataacatcctcaagtacttgaagggctgtcatattgaggagggtgctgagtagttttctattgccccagaaggtcggaccagaaccagcgggctgaaattaaatcaagagtttctctctaggcattaggaagaatttttctaacagttagagcggttcctcagtggagcaggcttcctcggtaggtggtgggctctcattccccggaggtttttaaaaagaggctagatggccatctgtcagcaatgctgattctatgaccttacgcagatcttacgtgagagggagggcaggaaagtttgcatcagtgtttggctctcgtggccctttcttgcatgcccagggtagtgccaatcgccactttttcaggaagcaattttcctccaggctagattgggcagggatcctggaggggttttgttgccatcttctggggatggagtcactgggggtgtgcaagggggaagtagttgtgaatttcctgcattgtgcagggggttggactagatgaccctggtggtcccttccaactctatgattctattccttgTATGGatacagaacacttctggccTTGCGCTGCTTGATCAGATTCTAGCTGTCACTCGCATAAGTAAGAAACTGCACTAGTAGGaatcactttatttatttgttcatttatttatttattgggcaCATCTTTATAACCCAGTCCTTCCTGTCAAGAGCTCATAACCACCCTgagagggaggtgaggctgaaaggGGGAGTCGCTGGCCCAGGATCGACCAGGAAATTTCATGGCGAGCAGGCATTTCGAACTCGGGTGTTCCTGGTTGTAATCTGACGTTCTATTCATTCCACCACACTGTACCCTTTGAGCAGCTTTCTGTGCGACGTTTAAGCATGGAGACCTGACCCGTGCTTTTTGCTCCCTGCAGCAGCCTATTTAGTAAGCCGCCTGGAGCtccatgggaggaggaggaagaagaagagttggtttttatatggcaactttctctaccacttaaggaagaatcaaaccggcttacaatcaccttcccttcccctccccacaacagacaccctgtgaggtaggcggggctgagagagctgtgagtagccctaggtcacccagctggctttgtgtgtaggagtggggaaacaaatccagttcaccagattagcctccgccgctcatgt from the Euleptes europaea isolate rEulEur1 chromosome 1, rEulEur1.hap1, whole genome shotgun sequence genome contains:
- the LOC130477429 gene encoding inhibin beta E chain-like, translated to MAPLCSPPSPWTPLATLTLLWTSLAWTEGRPGCPSCGMPSLEPSAEKAFLIEVAKQQILEKLHLSERPNITHPVSRVAVANALRRLHMGKSGADGRGRAPVWENTESDEQGYEIISFAETEPSGKLQFQFSHTKGQDMQIHQAQLWLYLKTHQNVTLQVYQEGHQLGEQQMETKGWHTFSLTSAAQSFFEREEKTLHLELQCRDCRPPGISALMTHTGSSHQPFLVVKAKLREPGHRVTKRSLNCDQNSSVCCRKDYYVSFRDIGWNDWIFKPDGYQINYCMGDCPVHLAGAPGMAASFHTTVFNLVKANNIQTAGRSCCVPTQRRALSLLYFDPNSNLNKKEIPDMVVDACGCS